AAGTTATGGCCTGCTTGTGCCTTGCCGGGGACCTGATGGACTTAAAAGAACGGCTGGCCAGGATTGTCGTGGCGTACACGCATGAAGGCAAAGCGGTGACGGCTCGCGATTTGCAGGCCCAGGGTTCAATGGCCCTGCTGTTGAAGGACGCCATCAAGCCCAACTTGGTGCAGACCCTTGAGAATACCCCGGCCTTTGTTCATGGGGGGCCGTTTGCCAATATCGCGCACGGGGCCAACAGCATTATAGCCAGCAAAATGGCCCTGAAACTGGGCGATATTCTGGTTACGGAAGCCGGGTTCGGCGCTGACCTGGGAGCAGAGAAGTTCTTCGACTTGGTTTGCCCGTATGCGGGTTTCCAACCAAACGCCGCGGTTTTGGTGGCAACCGTCAGGGCCCTTAAAATGCACGGTGGCGCGGCAAAAACAGATCTGTCCAGGCCCAACCAGGCAGCCCTGGTGCGCGGGCTGGGCAACCTGGAAAAGCATGTCGAAAATGTCGGCAAATTCGGTGTTCCCGTTGTGGTGGCCCTGAACCATTTTCCCGGCGATACCGACGAGGAAATCAAACTGGTCCTGGGACGCTGCCGCGAATTGGGTGTTGAGGCCGCCCTTTCCAGGGTCTTCGCTGAAGGAGGAAAAGGCGGTGAAGAGCTGGCAGGCAAATTATTGAAGGTTCTTAATGAAAACGAAAACAATTACCGGCCTCTTTACGACTGGAAACGCCCGATCAAAGAAAAGATAGATGTTATTTCCCGGGAAATATACGGCGCGGACGGCGTGTCGTACAGCAAAGAAGCTGAACAGGCTATCGGAAAGTACGAAGAAATGGGATACGGCGAGTTGCCTGTTTGTATGGCCAAAACCCAGTATTCGTTAAGTGACGATCCCGCCAAAATCGGGAGGCCCGCGGGATTTACTATTTCCGTAAAAGAAGTGAGGCTCTCGGCGGGAGCGGGTTTTGTTGTTCCGCTTACCGGAACCATCATGACTATGCCCGGTCTTCCCAAAAAGCCGGCTGCCGTGGAAATAGACATTGATGCCCGCGGCCGGATAACCGGCTTGTTTTAACAACTACTGGCAAGAGCGATTATGAAGTTGCCTTTGGCTTGCTGGCATGGCCAGCGGAAATTGCGGCTAAGCTGAGGTGAAAATAAATGCGGGGTCCATACCTGCTGGAGCTGGAAGACAGAGAGAAAACAAAAAGAGTTTTTGAATCGGTTGGTCCCGACCGGTTCGGCCTGGAATGGATGCTGGACAAGGCCCATATACACCCGCTTTACCTTAAAGAAGTAAAAAGCCCGGCGGCCAATGTCCTCAAGCAGCAGATGCTGTCCCTGGGTGGGGATGCCGTGGTTGGAAAATGGGTCATTGACATGTCGCGGGACGAGTCCGATGTCCTGCTCCTGGGCACAGTCAAGCAGTATAAAGCCCTGAGCGGGAAGCTGTCAGGCCAGCCCTGGGGCTTAAAAGCTCTCGGCGAGAGGATCGAAAACCTGCTAAACGCAATTACCGCAGAAAAAAAGATTTGCTGGGAATGGCCCCGACACCGGCTGGAAATCGGTAAAAAAACGCTTATTATGGGAATCCTTAATGTTACCCCCGATTCTTTTTCCGATGGCGGGCGTTTTATTGAACCCGGCAAAGCCTGTGAACGTGCCCGGAAAATGGTGGAAGAAGGAGCGGATATTATTGACGTGGGGGGAGAGTCCACCAGGCCCGGTTCCCAGCCGGTATCCGTGGAAGAAGAACTGAACAGGGTAATGCCGGTCCTGGAAACTCTGGTCAGGGAACTGCCCGTTCCGATCTCGATTGACACCTATAAGGCGCAAACGGCCAGGGAAGCCCTGCGAATCGGCGTTCACATCATTAACGACGTGGGCGGGGGCAAAAAAGACGAAGGGATCGCCGCCGTGGCAGCCGAATACGGCGCCCCGGTCATCATCATGCACAATGAGAGTAAACCGACCGAAATCCCCCAGGAACTGGTCGCTGGAGTGATAGACGACCTTGCTGCCAGCCTGGAGATTTATAAACGGGCCGGCCTGGCTGCGGATAAAATGATGGTCGATCCCGGGATCGGGTTCGGCAAAGGCCCTGTGGGCAACCTGATCCTTCTGCGAAATCTCCAGTCCTTCCGGACGCTGGACCGCCCCGTCCTTTTGGGCGCCTCCCGCAAATCATTTATTGGGGCGGTATTGGGGACCCCGGTTTCCGAAAGGCTGGAAGGGTCGCTTGCTGCCGCCGCCTGGGGAGTGTTCAAGGGCGCGGCGGTGCTGAGGGTGCATGACGTGCAAGAAACATGCAGGCTTGTAAGGATGCTCGAAGGTATCAAACACGCAGGTGAGAGCTGATGAAGGAACTGGATAAATTAATGCTTCACGGCCTGAGGTTTTACGGCTGCCACGGCGTCTATCCGGAAGAAAAAAAACATGGGCAGTGGTTTGAGGTTGACGTGGAGGTTTGGGGCGATTTTTCCAGGGCGGCCGCAGACGATGACCTGCAGGAAACGCTGGATTATGAACAGGTTTTCAAAATCGCCAAGCAGGTCCTGGAGGGTGAAAGCGCAAACATTATCGAACACCTTGCTTACCGGATTATAAACGAGCTTCTCCTGCTGCCCCCGGTTAAGAAGGCCCTGGTAAGGATAAAAAAACCGGGTGCCCCGCTAGGCGGCCAGCTGGCTTATGCCGGAGTGGAAATGACCAGGTGGAAAGATGAGCACTAACATTTTTTACCTGTCGCTGGGCAGCAATACGGGTGACTCACTTGACTACCTGCTGAGAGCGGTCGTTGAGCTGGACAAGCGCGGCCTGCGGATCAAAACCGTCTCCGGCATTTACCTGACAGAACCGCTGGGTTTTGTGGAGCAGCCCCATTTTTTGAACATGGCGGTCGGCGGTGAAACCGGCTGCAGCGCTGAAAGGCTGCTGGAAATATGCCAGGAGGTGGAGACCATGCTGGGGAGGGTCCGGGAAATGCGCTGGGGACCGCGCACCATCGATATTGACATTCTTTTTTACAACGACGAGACAATCAGCGAACCAAACCTGCAGGTTCCCCATCCACGCTTAAGCGAGAGGGCTTTTGTGCTTGTCCCTTTAAGGGAGATCGCCTGCGAAAAGTTTACCCGGCTGGAGGCGGCCATACCGCAGCAAAATGTCGACTTGAAAATACCGGCGGCCGGTGTTAAAATTAAGCTGGCGGAAAGAGGTCTTATTATCGAGTAGAAGGGAACGGGAGCGCCAGCCCTAAACAGTATCCGCTGCCGGAGCTGTATTAAATGTGCTGGCCCCCGGAGCCGAAAATAATATCGCCGCTTGGAGCCCGTGCGGGGACCGAGACGGAAGGCTGGCTGTAATACGGTTAATCATGCTTTGTGCGCGACCTTTCGGACTTGTATGTCCCGGGAGGTCGTTTATTTTGCAGCGAAAGCGTGGGGGGTATAAAAGTATGAAAACTGTGGGCATTATCGGCTTGGGAAGAATAGGCACAGCCCTGGCCGTATCTCTTGAACGCTGCGGTTACCTGGTAAAAACAGTGCGGAGAGACCAAGGCGCTAAGCGGGCCGGCCTGATCAACGGCAAAGACTTTGCGGTGATTACGCTTGAACAGGCCGCCCAAGAAACGGAAGTCATCTTTATCACCACGCCCGATGACGCTATTGAGAGTACGGCAAAAAGGCTTGCGGAGATTGGGATAAAATGCCAGGCCGTACTCCACATGAGCGGTTCCCTGTCGTCGGAGATACTGGAACCCCTTCGCCAGGCCGGCGCCATGACCGGTTCCCTCCATCCCCTTCAGAGTTTCCCTTCATTGGAAAGAGCGGTGGAAAACCTCCCCGGTTCCTATTTCACCTATGAAGGCGATCCTTCTTTGCTCTTTTGGGTGTCAACGCTGGTAGAGAGATTCGGGGGGATTCTGAAAATCCTGCCCTCTCCGGAGACAAAAGCGGTTTACCATGCCGGGGCGGTCATAGCTTCCAATTACCTGGTCGCCCTGGCCCAGCTGGCAATAGATTGTCTTGCCCAGGCCGGATTTACGCCTGAAGAAGCCCGGGCGGCCCTGCTTCCGCTGATGAAGGGCACAATGAATAACCTTTTGTGCCTGCCCCCGGCAAAGGCTCTGACCGGACCGGTTTGCCGCGGGGATGTGGGGGTTGTCGAAAGCCACCTCAAGGCGCTGGAACAGGAGCTTCCGGAAGCGCTGGATGCGTACTGCGCCCTGGCGCCCGTCCTGGCCAGGATTGCCGTGGAGTCGGGGAGGATAACGGGGAAGCAGTATGATGAATTAATCAAACTGCTCAACAGGCCGGCTGCCAAATTTAATTGAGCGATGGGGGATGCAGATGGAAATAATAACAACCGTTGCTGAAATGCGCCGCTGGGGCAAGGAAAAGGTTTTAAAGCGAAGAGAAATAGGACTCGTTCCGACGATGGGGTACCTGCATGAAGGTCATTTAACCCTGGTGGAGTCAGCAAAAAAGGAAAACCATGAAGTGGTGATGAGCATATTCGTCAACCCGTTGCAGTTTGGCCCGCAGGAAGATTACAGCACCTATCCCCGGGACCTTGACCGTGACTCCCGGCTGGCCGAAAAAGCCGGTGTGGACGTTATCTTTGCTCCATCTGTGGAGGAGATGTATCCCTCGTACCCGCAGCTGACCACCGTCCAGGTTTCAGAACTGACCGAGGGCCTGTGCGGGGCCTCGCGCCCTGGGCATTTCACCGGGGTGGCGACCGTGGTTTGCAAGCTGTTAAATATCGTCCGGCCGGAGAGGGCTTATTTCGGGCAGAAGGATTACCAGCAGGTTCAGGTTGTAAAAAGAATGGTTGAGGACCTCAATATACCGGTTGAAATCAGGACTGTGCCCATCAAGCGGGAAGCGGACGGCCTGGCCATGAGTTCGCGCAACACCTACCTTTCGGCCCAAGAACGAAAAGACGCCCTCTGCTTGTACGAGTCCCTGAAAGCCTGCCGTGACCTCTATGAAAAAGGCGAAAGAGAGTCGGCCCGCTTGAAGGAGGCCATGAGAAAAGTAATCATGAGCAGGCCGGCAGCGGTAATTGACTACATTGAAATTTGCGACGCCGTGACCTTAAAGCCGGTAACGCAGGTAAAAGGCCCTGCTGTTGCTGCTTTAGCCGTCAAAATAGGACGGACCCGCTTGATCGACAACATGATTTTTGGGGGGTAATCCAAATTGTTTTTAACCATGATGAAATCAAAAATCCACCGGGCTACCGTAACCGGGGCAGACCTCAACTACATGGGGAGCATCACCATCGATGCCGGCCTGATGAAAGCCGCAAATATCCTGCCCAATGAAAAGGTCCAGGTTGTTAACAACAATAACGGGGCGCGCCTGGAGACTTATGTCATACCGGGGCCGGCCGGTTCCGGCGCCATTTGCCTCAATGGGGCGGCTGCGCGGCTTGTCCAGCCGGGCGATACGGTCATAATCATCAGCTATGTCCTGGTGGAAGAAGAAAAAGCAGCTCTCTACAAACCGCGAGTCGTTTTTGTCGATGAAAAAAACAGGGTCACAAAAACAGGAGAAGAAAAGCCGTTTACCCGGTGATTTAATGTAAACCATCATAATAATTATGGTTGACAAAGGACTTCCGGCGGGGTATAATTAGCAATGTTAACCAACAAGTATAATATGGTTAACAAATAAACCGCTTGAGGAGGCCAAACCGAAAATGTCAACCAGGGATATGACAAGGGTCGCTCTTTTCGCTTCTTTGATCTGCATTTCTTCTCTCATTCTCAAATTTGGCGGTGATGTCCTGGTTCCCTTTAGCATTCTGCCCCTTATGGTAATGCTGGCCGGGGGGATTCTGGGTCCCAGGCTCGGAGCTTTAAGCGTGACGATCTATGTACTGGTAGGTTTGCTCGGAGCGCCTGTTTTTGCCAAACCGCCTTACGGGGGATTGACTTACATTCTGCAGCCGTCTTTTGGCTTTTTACCGGGTTTTATCCTGGCTGCCTACGTGATCGGCAAATTTTTGGAGAAGACCGCCGCCCAAACCGTTGCCGCGTATATGGCGGCCATGCTGCTGGGAATCGCTGTGATTTACCTGGTGGGAATACCTTACCTCTACGCGGTGGTCAAGGTTTACCTTGGCAAGCCGTTCAGCCTGTGGAAAGCGATTGAAGTCGGCATGCTTCCTTTCTTAGGGCTCGATGTCCTAAAGGGCCTGCTGGCCAGCATGGTGGCTAAAGGGGTGCGAAGCCGCCTTGCCGGATAGAAACAGGCAGGGATTTGGAAAAAAGTATAGAATTGTTTCGGCAGGGACTGCTGCTGCCGAAACGCAGGGCAAACGTATTCGTGCCAGGCCGTGGATAAGGAGTGGTTTTCATGCTGCTTGTAGTCGATGTGGGAAACACAAACATTGTCCTGGGAACCTATGATGATGACAAATTGATAACGCACTGGCGGCTGTCAACAAATCGTAACCAGACCGCGGATGAATACGGGATAATGATCTGCAACCTTTTTACGCACAGGAACCTTGACTACCGGCAGGTTGAGGCGATTGCCATCTCTTCCGTTGTTCCGCCTTTGATGCCTGCCCTGGAAGAAATGGCCCGGCTGTATTTCCATGTCGAACCCCTGATTGTAGGACCGGGTGTAAAGACCGGCATGCCTATTCTCTACGACAATCCCAGGGAAATTGGCGCAGATCGCATTGTTAACGCCATCGCCGGTTATGAGCAGTACGGCGGCCCGTTGATTATAGTAGACTTTGGAACTGCCACAACTTTTTGCGTGATCAGCGAAAAAGGCGAATACTTGGGAGGAGCTATTACCGCGGGTATCGGGATAGCCACCGAGGCCCTTTTCCAGAGAGCGGCCAAGCTGCCCAGGATTGAACTGGTTAAGCCCAAAAAGGTGATCGGCCGCAATACGGTTTCCAGCATGCAGGCGGGGCTTGTCTACGGGTATATCGGGCAGGTTGACGGCATTGTTAGGCGCATCAAAGAGGAACTAAACAGCGATGCTTTCGTTGTGGCTACCGGCGGGATAGCCGATTTAATCGCCGCTGATTCCGAAACGATCAACAAGGTTGATCCCTTCTTAACGCTTGAAGGATTAAAAATAATATATCAACGCAACCGGTCTTGAAGAGGCCGGTTTTATAAGGGAAACTCATTTTATGCGGCGCAGGCCGTTTTCTTTTTTTGTCCCTGTCCTTTGAAAACGGTTCGATAAATGTTTATAATATTGGAAAGCCATAAACAGGCGGCCAAGGGGAAACCCTTATTTCAGTCCGCTGTCGAAGAGACGGGGAATGGAGGACCAAGTGAAGATCGGCGGGGTAAGCATACCGAACAAAGTAGTGCTGGCGCCGATGGCCGGTATTACCGACAAGGCTTTTCGCCTTATTGCCCGCGCCCACGGGTGTGGGCTGGTATACACGGAAATGATCAGCGCCAAGGCGCTAACGTACAGGGATGTCAAAACAAAGGCTCTTCTTGACCTTACCGGTGAAAAACCACCTATTGCCGTGCAGCTGTTCGGTTCGGAACCGGAAGTGATGGCCGAGGGTGCATCTATTGCCGTACAGCAAGGCGCGGATATTGTCGATGTCAACATGGGATGTCCCGTGCCCAAAATCGTTAAGAACGGCGAAGGCTCGGCCTTGCTGGAAAAGCCCGGCACCGCCTGCAGGATTGTGCGGGCTATGGCCGAGGCGGTCCAGGTCCCGGTTACAGTCAAAATGCGAATCGGCTGGAACAGGGAAAACATAGTGGCTGTCGATTTTGCCCGGAGATTGGAAGAGGCTGGAGCGAGCGCCATTGCCGTACATGGCCGGACGCGCGATCAGTATTACTCGGGAAAAGCAGACTGGAGCGTAATACGGGAGGTCAAGAAGGCCGTAACTGTGCCGGTGATCGGTAACGGTGACATATGGAGTCCTTCAGATGCGGCCAGAATGCTGGAAGAGACCGGCTGTGACGCAGTCATGCTGGGACGCGGGGTTTTGGGAAACCCGTGGCTGGTATCAAACACAATCCTTTTTTTAAAAGGAGAAGAGTTTAACTTACCGGGGCATGCGCAGAGAATCCGCGCAGCCGTTGAGCATTTGGATTTGATGATTGAACTGAAAGGTGAACTGGCCGGTGCCCGTGAAATGCGCAAACACCTTGCCTGGTATTTAAAAGGGTTGCCGCACACCGCGCATTTGAAGGAAGGAATCTTTAAGGCGAAAACACGCGCTGAAATGGTTGAACTGCTGGAAGAATATCTCCGGCAACTGATTCAAAGGGATAGAAGGTAAAAACCTCTTTGCTTTTAATGGAAAAAAGAGGTATGATAATGTTATATTGCACAACCTGTAAGGGGGCCTTCAGAAACGCTAACCTGTAAGTAAGGAGGAAGCTGCATGAAACGCGTGGTGAGCGTTAGCCTCGGGTCCGACCGCAGGGATCACTGCGTGGAGACGGAGTTCTGCGGGATAGAATTCAGAATAGAAAGGATCGGGACTAACGGCGACCTGGAAAAGGCCGTTGAGCTTGTCCGGTCTCTGGACGGCAAAGTGGATGCTTTCGGCATGGGCGGGATCGACCTGTACATCCAGGCCGGCCGGAAGAGGTACATGCTGAAAGATGCGCGCCGGATCGCGGAAGCGGCCAGGACCACTCCTATTGTTGACGGTTCGGGCTTAAAAAACACCCTGGAAAGAAAGGCCGTGTTATACCTGGAACAAAGCGGCCAGATCGACTTTAAGGGTAAAAAGGTTTTGCTGGTGTGCGGCGTTGACCGTTTCGGGATGGCTGAGGCCCTTGTGCAAACAGGAGCCGAGGTTGTTTTCGGGGACCTGGTTTTTAGCCTGGGCATTCCGGTTCTGCTCAGGTCTTTACGCACCCTTGCCGCTGCTGCCAGTATCCTCGGTCCTGTTGTGAGCCGGCTGCCTTTTAAATACCTCTATCCTACAGGGGAACGTCAAGAAAAGATTACGAGCAAAGAAAAATACCGCAAGTATTATGACGCCAGCGAGATAATCGCCGGAGATTTTCATTACATAAAAAGGTACTTGCCGGAAAAAATAGAGGGGAAAATAATAATAACCAATACCGTAACCCGCGAGGACGTGGAGCTTCTTGCCGGGAGAGGCGCCAGGCTTCTGATCACCACCACTCCGGAACTTCAAGGGCGTTCGTTTGGGACGAACGTTATGGAGGCGGTGCTGGTTGTCCTGGCTGACAAGCCCCCGGCAGAAATCAAAAGCGATGACTATAACGAAATCTTAGAAAAGGTTAATTTCGCACCGCGTATTGTTGACTTACAGCAATAAGAACAGCTTTAAAAAACCGGGAGGAAGGATATGGATAAATTTGCCTTTATCATTCATCCGATTGCGATAGATGATTACTATAGAAAATTTCCCCTTTTTAAGAGGTTCCCCCAATTCATGGTGGAAAGGGTTGCCCGGCTTATACCTCCGATGAAAGTGTCGGAAATAACCGGGGTAAAGTCACCATACAACGAATGCAGGGGAGAATTTATCGGCTGCCCCCTGACGTCCCGCCTTCTTTTGGAACTGCCGGTGGAAGAATGCTACCGGAAAATAATCGCTTCAGCAAGACTTGCCAAAAGAAACGGGGCCAGGATAGTGGGGCTGGGCGCGTTTACTTCGGTGGTTGGCGATGCCGGGATAACAATCGCCAAACACGCCGGTATACCGGTAACCACAGGTAATTCTTACACAGTATATACGGCTTTGGAAGGGGCAAAAATGGCAGCCGGCCTGATGGGGATCGACTGGTCCCAAGCCAACATAGCTGTCCTGGGCGCTACCGGTTCTATCGGAAACGTCTGCGCGCGGCTTTTGGCCAGGGAAGCAAGGTATTTGACCCTTATTGCCCGCCAGCAGAACAAACTGGAAAGACTGGCCGCCAGAATAATGTATGAAACTGGTGTGGCTGCAAGAATCAGCAGTGAGCCGAGAGAGGCGATTAAAAAAGCGGATGTGATTGTTTCCGTCTCATCCTCCCTTGATTTCCAGATATACCCTGAAGATTTAAAACCGGGAGCCGTCGTATGCGATGTTGCGCGTCCGAGGGATGTTTCTCCCCGCGTGGCCAGGGAAAGGGACGATGTGCTGGTGATCGAAGGCGGGGTGGTTGATGTGCCTCCTGGAACTGATTTTAATTTTGACTTCGGCTTTCCTCCCGGTAAATCATACGCCTGTATGGCTGAAACCATGATTCTCACCTTGGAAAAAAGGTTTGAGTGCTATTCCCTGGGAAGAGAAATAGAAATTGAAAAGGTTGAGGAAATTGCCAGGTTGGCTGAAAAACACGGCTTTAAGCTTTCGGGGTTCAGGAGCTTTGAAAGAACAGTTACCCCGGAAGAAATAAACAGAATAAGGGCTGCCGCGCAGAAAAAACTCAACAAGGCGACCGGAACACTGAACATGTAAGCGTGTGGTGAACCTGCAAAGCCTTGACAAACAGGGTAGCCGTCTATATAATAGCCCTAGAGATTTACATGACCACTTTAAAATAAAACAAGCACTGCGACCGGAGAAGCAGTGCTTGTTAATATAAAGGTAAGTCTTCTTCTTAAAACTTGACCGGAACATTTTTGAGAGAACTGGCATAGGTTTATTTAGGCTTAAGTTAAATTGAGGGAGCGAAGATAGAATGATGGCGGAAAAAGAAGTTTTCCTGACCCAGGAAGGGCTTGGCAAGCTTGAGCAGGAACTGGAAATGCTGAAAACGGTACGCAGGAGAGAGGTGGCGGAACGGATTAAACAGGCTATTGAATTTGGAGATATTAGTGAAAACTCCGAATATGAGGATGCTAAAAATGAACAGGCGTTTATTGAGGGCCGTATTTTAACCCTGGAAAAAATGCTTCGCAATGCGAAAGTTATCGAACACGTCGAGAAAGACAGCAACGTTGTGCATATCGGAGCCAGGATTTCATTAAAAGATATGGAACACGGGGACGAATACGAATACACCATCGTAGGTTCGGCGGAAGCGGATCCAACCAAAAATAGAATATCGTTCGAGTCCCCGGTTGGCAAGGCTATCATGGGTAAGAAAGAAGGGGAAATCGTCGAAATCAACGTACCGGCCGGAAAGGTGAAGTTCAAGATACTTTCCGTCATATAACCGGATAGTTATTTCATGAAGGGAAGATTGCCGTGGCTGATATTTCTGAAAACCAGGAACTTGAATTGACCGAACACATGCAGGTCCGCCTGGAGAAACTGAACGAACTGAAAAAAAGGGGAATCGATCCTTTCGGATCCCGGTTTGAAAGAACCCACTATGCGGCAGACATAGTGGATAATTTTGTGCGCCTGGAGGGAAAGGATGTTGTCATCGCTGGAAGGATAATGTCCAAAAGGGATATGGGTAAAGCTGCTTTTGCCCACCTGCAGGATATTTCAGGCCAGATACAGATTTACATACGCCTGGATGATGTCGGGCCTGAAACTCACGAGCTGTTCACCCGCCTTGACATCGGCGATATTATCGGGGTTTCGGGATACGTTTTTAGGACGAAAAAGGGTGAAATAACGGTCGGAGTAAAAGGATTGACCTTCCTTACCAAAGCCCTGCGGCCTCTTCCGGAAAAGTGGCACGGGTTGCGGGATGTGGAACTAAGGTATCGCCAGCGTTACGTTGACCTCATTGTGAACCCTGAAGTAAAAAAAGTGTTTGTAACCAGGAGCAGGATCATCCAGGCGATGCGGCGTTTTCTGGACAATAAGGGTTTCCTCGAAGTGGAGACGCCCACCATGCATACGGTGGCCGGCGGGGCCAGCGCCAGGCCGTTTATAACGCACCACAACGCCCTTGATATTGACCTGTACATGCGTATTGCCCTGGAGCTTCACCTCAAAAGATTAATTGTCGGGGGACTCGAAAAGGTTTATGAGATAGGCCGGGTGTTTCGCAACGAGGGGATTTCCACCAAGCATAACCCGGAGTTTACCATGATGGAGCTTTACCAGGCTTATGCCGATTACCATGATATGATGAAACTTACCGAGGAAATGATTTCCACTGTCGCTCTTGAGGTGCTGGGGAGCC
This portion of the Peptococcaceae bacterium genome encodes:
- a CDS encoding formate--tetrahydrofolate ligase, coding for MKSDIQIAQEARMLPITEIAGGLGISEEDLELYGKYKAKLPLSLWDKIRGRPDGKLVLVSAITPTPAGEGKTTTTVGLGQALNRLGKKAIIALREPSLGPSFGIKGGAAGGGYSQVVPMEDINLHFTGDIHAVTAAHNLLAAMLDNHLHQGNQLNIDPRQVVLRRVMDLNERALRNIVIGLGGRADGVPRESGFDITVASEVMACLCLAGDLMDLKERLARIVVAYTHEGKAVTARDLQAQGSMALLLKDAIKPNLVQTLENTPAFVHGGPFANIAHGANSIIASKMALKLGDILVTEAGFGADLGAEKFFDLVCPYAGFQPNAAVLVATVRALKMHGGAAKTDLSRPNQAALVRGLGNLEKHVENVGKFGVPVVVALNHFPGDTDEEIKLVLGRCRELGVEAALSRVFAEGGKGGEELAGKLLKVLNENENNYRPLYDWKRPIKEKIDVISREIYGADGVSYSKEAEQAIGKYEEMGYGELPVCMAKTQYSLSDDPAKIGRPAGFTISVKEVRLSAGAGFVVPLTGTIMTMPGLPKKPAAVEIDIDARGRITGLF
- the folP gene encoding dihydropteroate synthase codes for the protein MRGPYLLELEDREKTKRVFESVGPDRFGLEWMLDKAHIHPLYLKEVKSPAANVLKQQMLSLGGDAVVGKWVIDMSRDESDVLLLGTVKQYKALSGKLSGQPWGLKALGERIENLLNAITAEKKICWEWPRHRLEIGKKTLIMGILNVTPDSFSDGGRFIEPGKACERARKMVEEGADIIDVGGESTRPGSQPVSVEEELNRVMPVLETLVRELPVPISIDTYKAQTAREALRIGVHIINDVGGGKKDEGIAAVAAEYGAPVIIMHNESKPTEIPQELVAGVIDDLAASLEIYKRAGLAADKMMVDPGIGFGKGPVGNLILLRNLQSFRTLDRPVLLGASRKSFIGAVLGTPVSERLEGSLAAAAWGVFKGAAVLRVHDVQETCRLVRMLEGIKHAGES
- the folB gene encoding dihydroneopterin aldolase; the encoded protein is MKELDKLMLHGLRFYGCHGVYPEEKKHGQWFEVDVEVWGDFSRAAADDDLQETLDYEQVFKIAKQVLEGESANIIEHLAYRIINELLLLPPVKKALVRIKKPGAPLGGQLAYAGVEMTRWKDEH
- the folK gene encoding 2-amino-4-hydroxy-6-hydroxymethyldihydropteridine diphosphokinase codes for the protein MSTNIFYLSLGSNTGDSLDYLLRAVVELDKRGLRIKTVSGIYLTEPLGFVEQPHFLNMAVGGETGCSAERLLEICQEVETMLGRVREMRWGPRTIDIDILFYNDETISEPNLQVPHPRLSERAFVLVPLREIACEKFTRLEAAIPQQNVDLKIPAAGVKIKLAERGLIIE
- a CDS encoding DUF2520 domain-containing protein, translating into MKTVGIIGLGRIGTALAVSLERCGYLVKTVRRDQGAKRAGLINGKDFAVITLEQAAQETEVIFITTPDDAIESTAKRLAEIGIKCQAVLHMSGSLSSEILEPLRQAGAMTGSLHPLQSFPSLERAVENLPGSYFTYEGDPSLLFWVSTLVERFGGILKILPSPETKAVYHAGAVIASNYLVALAQLAIDCLAQAGFTPEEARAALLPLMKGTMNNLLCLPPAKALTGPVCRGDVGVVESHLKALEQELPEALDAYCALAPVLARIAVESGRITGKQYDELIKLLNRPAAKFN
- the panC gene encoding pantoate--beta-alanine ligase; protein product: MEIITTVAEMRRWGKEKVLKRREIGLVPTMGYLHEGHLTLVESAKKENHEVVMSIFVNPLQFGPQEDYSTYPRDLDRDSRLAEKAGVDVIFAPSVEEMYPSYPQLTTVQVSELTEGLCGASRPGHFTGVATVVCKLLNIVRPERAYFGQKDYQQVQVVKRMVEDLNIPVEIRTVPIKREADGLAMSSRNTYLSAQERKDALCLYESLKACRDLYEKGERESARLKEAMRKVIMSRPAAVIDYIEICDAVTLKPVTQVKGPAVAALAVKIGRTRLIDNMIFGG
- a CDS encoding aspartate 1-decarboxylase, with translation MFLTMMKSKIHRATVTGADLNYMGSITIDAGLMKAANILPNEKVQVVNNNNGARLETYVIPGPAGSGAICLNGAAARLVQPGDTVIIISYVLVEEEKAALYKPRVVFVDEKNRVTKTGEEKPFTR
- a CDS encoding biotin transporter BioY; amino-acid sequence: MSTRDMTRVALFASLICISSLILKFGGDVLVPFSILPLMVMLAGGILGPRLGALSVTIYVLVGLLGAPVFAKPPYGGLTYILQPSFGFLPGFILAAYVIGKFLEKTAAQTVAAYMAAMLLGIAVIYLVGIPYLYAVVKVYLGKPFSLWKAIEVGMLPFLGLDVLKGLLASMVAKGVRSRLAG
- a CDS encoding type III pantothenate kinase; translated protein: MLLVVDVGNTNIVLGTYDDDKLITHWRLSTNRNQTADEYGIMICNLFTHRNLDYRQVEAIAISSVVPPLMPALEEMARLYFHVEPLIVGPGVKTGMPILYDNPREIGADRIVNAIAGYEQYGGPLIIVDFGTATTFCVISEKGEYLGGAITAGIGIATEALFQRAAKLPRIELVKPKKVIGRNTVSSMQAGLVYGYIGQVDGIVRRIKEELNSDAFVVATGGIADLIAADSETINKVDPFLTLEGLKIIYQRNRS
- the dusB gene encoding tRNA dihydrouridine synthase DusB, producing the protein MEDQVKIGGVSIPNKVVLAPMAGITDKAFRLIARAHGCGLVYTEMISAKALTYRDVKTKALLDLTGEKPPIAVQLFGSEPEVMAEGASIAVQQGADIVDVNMGCPVPKIVKNGEGSALLEKPGTACRIVRAMAEAVQVPVTVKMRIGWNRENIVAVDFARRLEEAGASAIAVHGRTRDQYYSGKADWSVIREVKKAVTVPVIGNGDIWSPSDAARMLEETGCDAVMLGRGVLGNPWLVSNTILFLKGEEFNLPGHAQRIRAAVEHLDLMIELKGELAGAREMRKHLAWYLKGLPHTAHLKEGIFKAKTRAEMVELLEEYLRQLIQRDRR
- a CDS encoding quinate 5-dehydrogenase, whose amino-acid sequence is MKRVVSVSLGSDRRDHCVETEFCGIEFRIERIGTNGDLEKAVELVRSLDGKVDAFGMGGIDLYIQAGRKRYMLKDARRIAEAARTTPIVDGSGLKNTLERKAVLYLEQSGQIDFKGKKVLLVCGVDRFGMAEALVQTGAEVVFGDLVFSLGIPVLLRSLRTLAAAASILGPVVSRLPFKYLYPTGERQEKITSKEKYRKYYDASEIIAGDFHYIKRYLPEKIEGKIIITNTVTREDVELLAGRGARLLITTTPELQGRSFGTNVMEAVLVVLADKPPAEIKSDDYNEILEKVNFAPRIVDLQQ